The Peribacillus sp. FSL E2-0218 genome contains a region encoding:
- the nadC gene encoding carboxylating nicotinate-nucleotide diphosphorylase → MNILKLKRMLEHFLIEDIGECDVTSDTIFGPSKQGALTFIAKEGGVFSGSDVIRTGFALLDNQIEVTLHVRDGEVFETGQKLARMTGNMALLLKGERVVLNLVQRMSGIATLAHEATMILAGTKTRACDTRKTTPGLRMLEKYAVRSGGAFNHRNGLYDAVMIKDNHIAFAGSITEAVQSVKAKLGHTCKVEVETESLEQVLEAVEAGADIIMFDNRSPDEIKQWIKSVPGHIITEASGGITLGKLATFRETGVDYISLGCLTHSVRALDISAKVTEREGVLK, encoded by the coding sequence ATGAACATATTGAAGCTTAAGCGAATGCTGGAGCATTTTTTGATCGAGGACATCGGGGAATGTGATGTAACGAGTGATACGATTTTCGGTCCGTCAAAGCAGGGGGCGTTGACATTCATTGCAAAGGAGGGCGGGGTTTTTAGCGGAAGCGACGTCATCAGGACAGGGTTTGCCTTGTTGGATAACCAAATCGAGGTGACCCTCCATGTCCGGGATGGTGAAGTGTTTGAAACGGGTCAAAAGCTTGCACGGATGACAGGCAATATGGCTTTGCTGTTAAAAGGGGAACGGGTTGTTTTGAATTTGGTGCAGCGCATGTCGGGAATTGCCACGCTTGCTCATGAAGCGACGATGATCTTAGCGGGGACGAAGACAAGGGCATGTGATACAAGGAAAACCACCCCTGGCCTGCGAATGCTTGAAAAATACGCGGTCCGCTCAGGCGGTGCCTTCAATCATCGAAATGGTTTGTATGACGCCGTCATGATCAAAGATAATCATATTGCTTTCGCAGGTTCGATTACCGAAGCGGTTCAGTCGGTCAAAGCAAAACTGGGGCATACATGTAAGGTGGAGGTTGAAACGGAATCATTGGAACAGGTCCTTGAGGCTGTGGAAGCCGGTGCGGATATCATCATGTTCGATAACAGGAGTCCTGACGAAATCAAGCAATGGATCAAATCGGTTCCTGGCCATATCATAACGGAAGCTTCAGGAGGGATTACGCTGGGCAAGTTAGCGACATTTCGTGAAACGGGAGTGGATTACATTTCGTTGGGCTGTCTGACGCACAGCGTCCGGGCTCTTGATATCAGTGCAAAAGTTACAGAACGTGAGGGGGTATTAAAATGA
- the safA gene encoding SafA/ExsA family spore coat assembly protein: MKIHIVQKGDTLWKLAKKYGVSFEELKKVNAQLSNPDMMMPGMKIKIPGTTGAVIKETIKPNIHMGVKESQIQQYPAQPAPMKEQQMMQPPVKEQPKYQPPMKEQPKYQPPMKEQPKYQPPMKEQPKYQPPMKEQPKPIVKEKQIIVPKEVQVPTPVIPEVDINNYYMVNMTNMSVQKPPAPPPLPKKEEPVAKKKKKKKPDVSPSHEYCEPVDDCIPMTPIMPGTGYSMQPPPWAHMPMQGMQAPYHGGYGNQETQGYQMMDESSEIWGESPDMQSMGPQGYVQGASMNPYNQQQHYPYQASAPMPHHFYGGMMGQQHQVAGSYMQQDHESPSESPYNHHNHPQQSEDEEDCGCNKGLLGTYGPEVKGQYQPGQSMNAYEHHHPDYHQYQSDQSQPQYHDPNLGAYPQMGNPMQYQYETESAESDQAQQNQPFVMPGQNGGQPGMMMGGQNGGQPGMMGGQNGGQPGMMGGQNGGQPGMMMGGQNGGQPGMMGGQNGGQPGMMMGQNGGQPGMMMGGQNGGQPGMMGGQNGGQPGMMGGQNGGQPGMMGGQNGGQPGMMMGGQNGGQPGMMMGGQNGGQPGMMGGQNGGQPGMMMGGQNGGQPGMMMGGQNGGQPGMMGGQNGGQPGMMGGQNGGQPGMMGGQNGGQPGMMGGQNGGQPGMMMGGQNGGQPGMMMGGQNGGQPGMMGGQNGGQPGMMMGGQNGGQPGMMMGGQNGGRPGMMRGQLGGHPEAMLPGQMGGQPGQFGGVRAPETFGIPTYVDESDDY, encoded by the coding sequence GTGAAAATTCATATAGTCCAAAAAGGCGATACACTTTGGAAACTCGCCAAAAAATACGGCGTCAGTTTTGAAGAACTTAAAAAAGTGAACGCTCAATTAAGCAACCCGGACATGATGATGCCGGGAATGAAAATTAAAATACCAGGGACAACCGGAGCAGTAATAAAAGAAACGATTAAACCCAACATTCATATGGGAGTGAAAGAATCCCAGATTCAACAGTATCCAGCTCAGCCGGCACCTATGAAAGAGCAGCAAATGATGCAACCGCCAGTCAAAGAACAGCCAAAGTATCAGCCACCGATGAAGGAACAGCCAAAGTATCAGCCACCGATGAAAGAACAGCCAAAGTACCAGCCACCGATGAAAGAACAGCCGAAATATCAGCCACCGATGAAAGAACAGCCAAAGCCAATCGTGAAAGAAAAGCAAATAATCGTTCCAAAAGAAGTCCAGGTACCGACACCAGTGATTCCTGAGGTCGATATCAATAATTATTATATGGTCAACATGACCAATATGAGTGTGCAAAAGCCCCCTGCACCGCCGCCATTACCGAAGAAAGAAGAGCCGGTCGCTAAAAAGAAAAAGAAGAAGAAGCCAGACGTATCGCCAAGTCATGAATATTGTGAGCCTGTGGATGATTGCATTCCAATGACGCCAATCATGCCAGGAACCGGCTATAGCATGCAGCCTCCGCCATGGGCGCATATGCCGATGCAGGGGATGCAAGCCCCTTATCATGGCGGCTATGGGAACCAGGAAACACAAGGCTATCAAATGATGGATGAAAGCTCCGAGATCTGGGGGGAATCTCCTGACATGCAATCGATGGGGCCGCAAGGGTATGTTCAAGGTGCAAGCATGAATCCATACAATCAGCAACAACACTATCCATATCAAGCATCTGCGCCGATGCCGCACCATTTTTATGGGGGGATGATGGGGCAGCAGCATCAAGTAGCGGGCTCATATATGCAACAAGACCATGAGTCACCAAGCGAATCGCCATACAATCATCATAATCACCCGCAACAGTCTGAAGATGAAGAAGATTGTGGCTGTAATAAGGGGTTGCTTGGAACGTATGGGCCGGAAGTGAAGGGGCAGTATCAACCCGGTCAATCAATGAACGCCTATGAGCATCACCATCCTGATTATCATCAATATCAATCCGATCAATCACAGCCGCAATACCATGATCCGAATTTAGGGGCCTATCCACAGATGGGCAATCCGATGCAATATCAATATGAAACAGAGTCAGCTGAATCAGATCAAGCCCAACAAAATCAACCCTTCGTAATGCCAGGCCAAAACGGAGGTCAGCCTGGCATGATGATGGGAGGCCAAAATGGAGGCCAGCCCGGGATGATGGGAGGCCAAAATGGAGGCCAGCCCGGGATGATGGGAGGCCAAAATGGAGGCCAGCCCGGCATGATGATGGGAGGCCAAAATGGAGGCCAGCCCGGGATGATGGGAGGCCAAAACGGAGGCCAGCCCGGCATGATGATGGGCCAAAACGGAGGTCAGCCCGGCATGATGATGGGAGGTCAAAATGGAGGTCAGCCCGGGATGATGGGAGGCCAAAATGGAGGCCAGCCTGGGATGATGGGAGGCCAAAACGGAGGCCAGCCCGGCATGATGGGAGGCCAAAATGGAGGTCAGCCCGGCATGATGATGGGAGGTCAAAATGGAGGTCAGCCCGGCATGATGATGGGAGGCCAAAATGGAGGTCAGCCCGGGATGATGGGAGGCCAAAATGGAGGTCAGCCTGGCATGATGATGGGAGGCCAAAATGGAGGTCAGCCTGGCATGATGATGGGAGGTCAAAATGGAGGCCAGCCTGGGATGATGGGAGGCCAAAATGGAGGCCAGCCCGGGATGATGGGAGGCCAAAATGGAGGTCAGCCCGGCATGATGGGAGGCCAAAATGGAGGTCAGCCCGGGATGATGGGAGGCCAAAATGGAGGTCAGCCTGGCATGATGATGGGAGGCCAAAATGGAGGTCAGCCCGGCATGATGATGGGAGGCCAAAATGGAGGTCAGCCCGGCATGATGGGAGGCCAAAACGGAGGTCAGCCTGGCATGATGATGGGAGGCCAAAATGGAGGCCAGCCCGGGATGATGATGGGCGGCCAAAACGGAGGTCGGCCCGGCATGATGCGCGGTCAGCTTGGCGGACATCCGGAAGCAATGTTACCTGGACAAATGGGTGGCCAACCAGGCCAATTCGGGGGCGTTCGTGCGCCTGAAACATTTGGGATCCCGACATATGTAGATGAAAGCGATGACTACTAA
- a CDS encoding phosphotransferase, whose translation MTTNYHGDSVFNTRLLSYLNRKPKSVHHLQSSVYLITFEKGHPLILKGFDSFEKWDRQRELTTLLRQKGFDQTYYIHQNLMPFQFKGKWYGSMDYFPPSKKKFRFSHHKDRLEGIKLLESFHDVSENLSVKAPIFDQAKKWRERLSLFKKNFTYVRQYVSEDIVKDWIRWGEWALEGFEKNQSLWNQEKKVIIHGDCAHHNFLRKADGTLTLIDFDLMAIAPRCIDYLQYANRISHHLGDAATDLWQVPQLQKYESDLAFLFALTYPTDIFREWNRLNKSSSQLHSVWKLTVEGFSERMEMNEKLAKKISSLNRK comes from the coding sequence ATGACTACTAATTATCATGGAGACAGTGTTTTTAACACTCGTCTCCTCTCTTATTTAAATCGTAAGCCAAAGAGTGTCCATCATCTTCAAAGCAGTGTTTATTTAATTACTTTTGAAAAGGGCCATCCATTGATCCTTAAAGGATTCGACAGTTTTGAAAAGTGGGATCGGCAACGAGAATTGACAACTTTGTTAAGGCAAAAGGGATTTGATCAAACGTATTATATCCACCAGAATTTAATGCCCTTTCAATTCAAAGGGAAATGGTATGGCAGTATGGACTATTTTCCACCCAGCAAGAAGAAATTTCGCTTTTCCCATCATAAGGACCGCTTGGAGGGGATAAAGTTATTGGAAAGTTTCCATGATGTATCTGAAAACCTTTCAGTAAAAGCTCCTATATTCGATCAAGCAAAAAAATGGAGGGAACGGCTATCTCTATTTAAAAAGAATTTTACTTATGTTCGTCAATATGTTTCAGAAGATATCGTCAAGGATTGGATAAGATGGGGGGAATGGGCATTAGAGGGATTCGAAAAAAACCAGTCTTTATGGAATCAAGAGAAAAAAGTCATCATCCATGGAGATTGTGCCCACCATAATTTCTTGCGCAAAGCAGACGGCACATTGACTTTGATTGATTTTGACTTGATGGCAATTGCTCCGCGGTGCATTGATTATTTACAATACGCAAACCGGATATCCCATCATTTAGGTGATGCAGCAACGGACCTGTGGCAAGTGCCGCAGCTGCAAAAATATGAGTCAGACCTCGCCTTTTTATTTGCTTTAACCTATCCGACGGATATTTTCCGAGAGTGGAACCGCCTTAATAAAAGCTCATCCCAGTTACATTCCGTCTGGAAACTGACTGTCGAAGGTTTTTCTGAGCGGATGGAAATGAATGAAAAGTTGGCGAAGAAGATTTCTTCCCTGAATAGGAAATAA
- a CDS encoding intercompartmental signaling factor BofC, which yields MTKQLRIQLFLTLLIMPFCLTVFAEESVQKENDPIERKVILQRMYLDGELSEEKLTETIWSMEDFWSKYEGWKVVDQNEEQIVLKKIENDISPLLKANGYLGMREDGTLSIFIGRPEHAKIIHTFYQLDVGKLEVYKQEELQKGIPIMNKDQYKQLIKEYEPYSLN from the coding sequence TTGACTAAACAACTAAGGATTCAATTATTCCTGACCCTATTAATCATGCCATTTTGCTTAACCGTTTTTGCGGAAGAATCTGTGCAAAAGGAAAATGACCCGATCGAAAGGAAGGTCATTTTGCAGCGTATGTACTTGGATGGTGAACTGAGCGAGGAGAAATTGACCGAAACAATTTGGTCGATGGAGGATTTTTGGTCCAAATATGAAGGCTGGAAAGTGGTCGACCAAAATGAAGAACAGATCGTTCTTAAGAAAATTGAAAATGATATCTCGCCGCTATTGAAAGCGAATGGTTATCTCGGGATGCGGGAGGATGGAACGTTGTCCATTTTTATCGGAAGGCCTGAGCATGCCAAAATCATTCATACTTTTTACCAATTGGATGTTGGGAAACTTGAAGTTTATAAGCAGGAGGAATTGCAAAAGGGGATTCCGATCATGAATAAAGACCAATATAAACAGCTCATAAAAGAATACGAACCTTATTCGTTAAACTAG
- a CDS encoding YhcN/YlaJ family sporulation lipoprotein has product MRKLKWAVPLYTVLAAVGLVGCANNDTAENENFTDETGYHSTEKDQLVRNINYQHMTQGLYDKDDAYSKRDRNYHGHESKPLRAKSSYYNAYEGNLADRVNRVANSVDPVVDARAVIMKNEMLVALLLDDYSQAGEIKEIVKQKIGPLSQGRTLYVTTDEGVYYRTMTLDNNLRDGDTRDLIIQDANDMFDNLNIHENHLK; this is encoded by the coding sequence GTGCGGAAATTGAAATGGGCAGTGCCGCTTTATACTGTATTGGCCGCCGTTGGTCTGGTTGGATGCGCCAATAATGATACAGCGGAGAACGAGAACTTCACGGATGAAACCGGATACCATTCCACTGAAAAAGATCAGTTAGTACGGAACATAAATTATCAGCATATGACGCAAGGACTGTATGATAAAGATGATGCATACAGTAAGCGTGATCGAAATTATCATGGTCATGAAAGTAAGCCGCTTCGGGCCAAATCATCCTATTATAATGCGTATGAAGGCAATTTGGCAGACCGAGTCAATCGGGTTGCAAATAGCGTGGATCCGGTCGTTGATGCCAGGGCTGTCATCATGAAAAATGAAATGCTTGTTGCACTGCTGCTTGATGACTACAGCCAAGCTGGGGAAATCAAAGAAATAGTGAAACAAAAAATCGGACCGCTATCTCAAGGAAGGACCTTATATGTGACCACCGATGAAGGGGTCTATTACCGGACGATGACACTGGATAACAATCTTCGTGATGGCGATACAAGGGACTTGATCATTCAGGATGCGAATGATATGTTCGATAATCTTAATATTCATGAAAATCACTTGAAATGA
- a CDS encoding DUF2905 domain-containing protein, whose product MMNIPKMVMILGVIIFVIGFAMKYIHLGRLPGDIFLKKGNTTFYFPIVTSIIISIVLSAIFYLIGRFK is encoded by the coding sequence ATGATGAATATACCTAAAATGGTGATGATACTCGGCGTAATCATATTCGTGATCGGTTTTGCGATGAAGTATATCCATCTTGGCAGGCTGCCGGGAGATATCTTCCTCAAAAAAGGCAATACGACGTTTTATTTTCCGATCGTGACATCGATCATCATCAGTATCGTGTTGTCCGCTATATTTTATTTGATTGGCCGTTTTAAATAA
- the nadA gene encoding quinolinate synthase NadA — protein sequence MNILEMAGTARNVLPEKYKTMTVEDMEKTVLAIKRRLGNRLYIPGHHYQREEVIRFSDVTGDSLQLAQLSAQNREADYIVFCGVHFMAETADILTEEGQTVILPDMRAGCSMADMADIDQTERAWTKLQELFGDSILPLTYVNSTAAIKAFVGKNGGATVTSSNAQEMVSWALEQKERILFLPDQHLGRNTAFDIGIPLEEMAVWDPHKEELIHEGERKDLKVLLWKGHCSVHENFTTANIEALRKEQPAMNIIVHPECRREVVAMSDYAGSTSYIIDMIEKAQAGSSWAIGTEMNLVKRLIANNPDKQIISLNPNMCPCLTMNRIDLPHLLWALESIEADQIINPIKVEKKIAADAILALNRMLERA from the coding sequence ATGAATATACTGGAGATGGCTGGCACGGCAAGGAATGTCCTGCCTGAAAAGTACAAAACGATGACAGTGGAGGATATGGAAAAAACGGTACTAGCCATAAAAAGGCGCTTAGGTAACCGTCTTTATATACCTGGTCATCATTATCAACGGGAGGAAGTGATCCGGTTTTCCGATGTAACGGGAGATTCACTTCAGTTGGCCCAGCTTTCCGCCCAAAATCGTGAAGCGGATTATATCGTGTTTTGCGGTGTGCATTTCATGGCCGAAACGGCCGATATTTTGACAGAAGAAGGGCAGACCGTCATTCTGCCTGACATGCGTGCAGGCTGTTCGATGGCAGATATGGCGGATATCGATCAAACGGAACGGGCCTGGACAAAGCTTCAGGAATTATTTGGAGATTCTATCCTTCCGCTTACTTACGTTAATTCGACTGCGGCCATCAAAGCATTTGTGGGGAAGAATGGCGGAGCTACGGTGACTTCTTCCAATGCACAAGAGATGGTCTCATGGGCCCTTGAGCAAAAAGAACGGATCCTGTTTCTCCCCGATCAGCACCTTGGCCGGAATACAGCCTTTGATATTGGCATTCCGTTGGAGGAAATGGCTGTTTGGGATCCTCACAAGGAGGAACTGATCCATGAAGGTGAACGAAAGGATCTGAAGGTGCTGCTATGGAAAGGGCATTGTTCGGTCCATGAAAATTTTACGACGGCGAATATTGAAGCACTTAGGAAAGAGCAGCCTGCCATGAATATCATCGTCCATCCGGAATGCCGCCGGGAAGTGGTTGCCATGTCGGATTATGCCGGTTCCACATCTTATATCATTGATATGATTGAAAAGGCACAAGCGGGAAGCTCTTGGGCAATCGGCACGGAAATGAACCTTGTCAAGCGACTAATCGCCAATAATCCAGACAAGCAAATCATCTCCCTAAATCCGAATATGTGCCCATGCCTTACGATGAACCGGATAGATTTACCGCATCTGCTATGGGCTCTTGAATCAATCGAAGCAGATCAAATCATCAACCCGATAAAAGTGGAAAAGAAAATTGCGGCTGATGCAATCCTTGCTTTAAATCGAATGCTTGAACGGGCCTGA
- the ruvB gene encoding Holliday junction branch migration DNA helicase RuvB has protein sequence MEERIFNQEADLNELSFEQSLRPQNLKQYIGQDKVKANLGVYIEAARMREETLDHVLLYGPPGLGKTTLAVIIANEMGVNIRTTSGPAIERPGDLAAILSALEPGDVLFIDEIHRLPRVVEEVLYPAMEDFCLDIVVGKGPEARSIRIDLPPFTLVGATTRAGSLSAPLRDRFGVLSRLEYYTENHLTDIIIRTSRIMDTEMDDQAAAELARRSRGTPRIANRLLRRVRDFAQVRGDGTITAGLADYALELMQVDRLGLDHIDHKLLKGIIEKFRGGPVGLETIAATIGEEAHTIEDVYEPYLLQVGFLQRTPRGRITTQLVYEHFGIVMPE, from the coding sequence ATGGAGGAGAGAATATTCAATCAGGAAGCCGATTTGAACGAACTGTCCTTTGAACAAAGCCTGCGGCCGCAAAACTTAAAGCAATATATTGGACAGGATAAAGTGAAAGCCAACTTGGGTGTATATATCGAAGCGGCAAGGATGCGGGAAGAAACGCTCGACCATGTCCTTTTATACGGGCCGCCTGGCCTGGGGAAAACGACGCTTGCGGTCATCATCGCTAACGAAATGGGTGTCAACATCCGCACGACTTCCGGACCCGCCATCGAGCGGCCGGGAGATTTGGCGGCCATTTTGAGTGCGCTTGAACCCGGTGATGTGCTATTCATAGATGAGATTCACCGTCTGCCCCGTGTGGTCGAGGAAGTGCTGTATCCGGCGATGGAGGATTTCTGTCTCGATATCGTGGTCGGCAAAGGCCCGGAGGCACGCTCGATCAGGATCGACCTGCCGCCGTTCACACTCGTGGGGGCAACGACTCGTGCCGGTTCATTGTCTGCGCCGCTTAGGGACCGTTTTGGTGTTTTGAGCCGACTTGAATATTATACGGAAAACCATCTGACGGATATCATCATTCGTACCTCCAGAATCATGGATACGGAAATGGATGATCAGGCAGCTGCAGAGCTTGCGAGAAGATCGCGGGGCACCCCGAGGATTGCCAACCGGCTTTTACGGAGGGTCAGGGATTTCGCCCAGGTTCGGGGAGATGGCACGATAACGGCAGGGCTTGCCGATTATGCACTCGAATTAATGCAGGTGGACCGTTTAGGACTCGATCATATTGACCATAAATTACTTAAAGGGATCATCGAAAAATTCCGCGGCGGGCCCGTTGGTCTGGAGACGATTGCCGCCACGATTGGCGAGGAAGCACATACGATCGAAGATGTGTATGAGCCCTATCTGCTGCAGGTCGGTTTTCTTCAGCGTACCCCAAGGGGACGTATCACCACACAGCTCGTTTACGAGCACTTCGGGATTGTGATGCCTGAATGA
- a CDS encoding neutral zinc metallopeptidase → MKWKGRQGSSNVEDKRGMSGKGMAGIGGGVGLIIVLIVTLLGGNPSDLLGGLTSPNPGSGGTYVESDEEKELAQFVSVVLADTERVWTEEFRENGLNYEEPTLVLYSGSVQSACGIAGSSVGPFYCPGDKKLYIDLSFYQELKEEFQAPGDFAMAYVIAHEVGHHVQTLLGTTEKVMPDRSKVSETEYNKYSVRLELQADYLAGVWAHHVQGENLLEKGDLDEALNAASGVGDDSIQKKAQGYAVPDSFTHGTSEQRKRWFNKGFESGNMNEGNTFEAKNL, encoded by the coding sequence ATGAAATGGAAGGGACGACAGGGCAGTTCGAACGTCGAGGACAAAAGGGGAATGAGCGGCAAAGGGATGGCAGGCATCGGTGGCGGGGTCGGCTTAATCATCGTCTTGATCGTTACGCTGCTTGGAGGCAACCCAAGCGATTTACTGGGCGGCTTGACTTCACCTAATCCTGGAAGCGGCGGCACTTATGTGGAAAGTGATGAAGAAAAGGAACTTGCACAGTTTGTGTCGGTCGTCCTGGCAGATACGGAGCGGGTCTGGACTGAGGAATTCCGGGAAAACGGCCTGAATTATGAAGAACCGACTCTTGTCCTGTACTCAGGAAGCGTGCAATCGGCATGCGGGATCGCAGGTTCATCAGTGGGACCGTTTTATTGTCCAGGCGATAAGAAGCTATATATCGATCTCAGTTTTTATCAGGAGTTAAAGGAAGAATTCCAGGCACCAGGGGATTTTGCCATGGCCTATGTGATTGCTCATGAAGTCGGGCACCACGTCCAGACATTATTGGGAACAACGGAAAAGGTTATGCCGGATCGTTCCAAGGTTAGTGAAACCGAATATAATAAATATTCTGTCCGCCTTGAATTACAGGCCGATTATTTAGCTGGGGTGTGGGCACATCATGTCCAGGGGGAGAATTTACTTGAGAAAGGCGATCTTGATGAGGCTTTGAATGCAGCCAGCGGCGTGGGGGATGACTCCATCCAGAAAAAAGCACAAGGCTACGCAGTTCCCGACAGCTTCACACACGGTACGTCCGAACAGCGAAAACGTTGGTTCAATAAGGGGTTCGAATCCGGAAATATGAATGAAGGCAATACGTTTGAAGCAAAAAATCTTTAA
- the ruvA gene encoding Holliday junction branch migration protein RuvA, whose translation MYDYIKGRVDYIGPEYIVVENGGIGYQVMTPNPFIFSAQYQKDIQVFLYHYVREDLVALYGFQNRQEKALFTKLLNVTGIGPKGALAILASGQVDQVVQAIENEDESFLVKFPGVGKKTARQMILDLKGKLENIIPDAFPSLFNEGVTAASSPNGYTEELDEAMLALKALGYSEKEIQKVAKKLQTEDMTTEQYIKKALQLMLR comes from the coding sequence TTGTATGATTATATAAAAGGCAGGGTCGATTATATCGGACCTGAATACATAGTCGTGGAAAATGGGGGGATCGGATATCAAGTGATGACGCCGAATCCTTTTATTTTTTCCGCCCAATATCAGAAGGATATCCAAGTTTTTTTGTATCACTATGTGCGTGAAGATTTGGTTGCCTTATATGGCTTTCAGAATCGTCAAGAAAAGGCTTTATTCACGAAGCTATTGAATGTAACCGGAATCGGGCCGAAGGGGGCACTTGCCATACTGGCGTCAGGTCAGGTCGATCAGGTGGTGCAGGCGATCGAAAATGAAGATGAATCGTTTTTGGTGAAATTCCCGGGAGTCGGTAAGAAAACGGCAAGACAGATGATTCTGGATTTAAAAGGGAAATTGGAGAACATCATACCGGATGCGTTTCCAAGCTTGTTCAACGAAGGCGTCACGGCTGCTTCCAGCCCAAATGGTTACACGGAGGAATTGGATGAAGCGATGCTTGCCTTGAAGGCACTTGGTTATTCGGAAAAGGAAATTCAAAAGGTTGCCAAGAAATTGCAGACGGAAGATATGACGACCGAACAATATATTAAGAAAGCATTGCAATTGATGCTAAGATAA
- the nadB gene encoding L-aspartate oxidase, with product MVRTEVIVIGSGIAALKTVLEASDHKHVILITKSELRHSNSYLAQGGIAAALSDQDGVSLHKKDTLAAGQHHNKVKAVEKLVEGAPLAISELIQSGMQFDRNHDGRLMLGMEGAHSERRILHCHGDGTGKYMMEHLIECLKSSKVQVIENEAAVELIIGEDESCIGVKTLDRSGKLAFYHAEQTVLATGGCGSLYRFTSNSQTVSGDGIALAFKAGAKVRDMEFIQFHPTLLFVNNKAEGLISEAVRGDGALLVTEDGMPIMQDVHRLKDLAPRHIVAQTIFSYLQRGEKVFLDISMIKDFKKRFPTVSSLCERSGVNLQFGKIPVAPGNHFLMGGIEVDEWGRTSVPSLYAVGEVACTGVHGANRLASNSLLEGLVFGKILGDLLAHTPARELPKEKERSQCACHVASLPDLRALKEKLMNEAGIVRTEAGLIRLKNYLEAFHIENLLHLEVTGRSLAEITKANAIIVAWLIAESALTRTESRGGHYRSDYPSEDDSLWLGKSVILACQDVKNRVKGRRQYEHIEA from the coding sequence ATGGTTAGAACGGAAGTCATCGTGATAGGCAGTGGTATTGCAGCCTTGAAAACGGTATTGGAAGCAAGTGACCATAAACATGTGATACTCATCACAAAATCAGAGCTTCGTCATAGTAATTCCTACTTGGCACAAGGAGGGATTGCCGCGGCACTATCCGATCAGGATGGGGTATCCTTACATAAAAAAGATACGCTGGCTGCCGGCCAGCACCATAACAAAGTGAAGGCAGTGGAAAAACTTGTCGAGGGGGCCCCTTTGGCGATCTCTGAACTTATCCAGTCCGGTATGCAATTTGACCGAAATCATGACGGCAGGCTGATGCTTGGGATGGAGGGTGCCCATAGTGAAAGGAGAATCCTTCATTGTCACGGCGATGGTACAGGAAAGTACATGATGGAGCACCTAATAGAATGCTTGAAAAGCTCGAAGGTTCAGGTAATCGAGAATGAGGCCGCGGTGGAGTTGATCATCGGTGAAGATGAATCTTGCATCGGCGTCAAAACCCTTGATAGGTCAGGGAAACTGGCTTTCTATCATGCAGAGCAAACGGTTCTGGCAACGGGCGGATGCGGTTCGCTATACCGTTTTACATCTAATTCACAAACGGTATCAGGTGATGGAATCGCGCTTGCGTTCAAGGCGGGGGCGAAGGTTCGTGATATGGAATTCATCCAGTTCCATCCGACACTGCTTTTTGTGAATAACAAAGCCGAAGGTCTTATTTCGGAAGCGGTCCGTGGTGACGGCGCCCTATTAGTGACTGAAGATGGAATGCCGATCATGCAGGATGTACATCGGTTGAAGGATCTCGCCCCGAGGCATATTGTCGCACAGACGATTTTTTCTTATTTACAGCGCGGTGAAAAGGTGTTTTTGGATATTTCGATGATCAAGGATTTTAAAAAGCGATTCCCGACGGTGAGCTCATTATGTGAGAGAAGCGGGGTGAATCTCCAGTTCGGAAAGATCCCGGTTGCACCTGGGAACCACTTTTTAATGGGAGGAATCGAAGTGGATGAGTGGGGGAGAACCTCTGTCCCTTCTTTGTATGCAGTCGGTGAGGTGGCATGCACGGGTGTGCATGGTGCGAACCGACTGGCAAGCAATTCACTTCTCGAAGGGCTGGTTTTTGGCAAGATCCTTGGCGATTTGCTTGCTCATACGCCAGCAAGGGAGCTGCCAAAAGAAAAAGAGCGGTCCCAATGTGCCTGTCATGTTGCTTCTTTACCTGATTTACGGGCATTGAAGGAAAAATTGATGAATGAAGCGGGCATCGTCCGGACGGAAGCGGGGTTAATTCGTTTGAAGAATTATCTCGAGGCTTTTCACATCGAAAACCTGCTGCATCTGGAAGTTACCGGACGATCACTAGCAGAAATCACCAAAGCTAACGCCATTATCGTAGCTTGGCTGATTGCCGAATCGGCGTTGACTAGAACGGAAAGCAGGGGCGGTCATTACCGCAGTGATTATCCAAGCGAAGATGACTCCCTATGGCTTGGAAAATCGGTCATCCTTGCATGCCAAGACGTGAAAAATAGAGTGAAGGGAAGACGACAGTATGAACATATTGAAGCTTAA